In Bacteroidota bacterium, the DNA window TTATTCCGATCAAATGGAGGATTACGTACAGGTAGAAAATTGCCAATACTTATGGCTGGTAAGGTACTTGGAAATAATGATATGCTAAATATAGCAACAGATCATCCCGAAATTTTATTTAGCGAAGATCAACAGACTTTTTATGTTCAACAAAGTGATATTGATGATACAAATAAGGAAGCTACTGGTTGGGTTGCATACCCTCGTAACGAGTTTACTCATCCTGGAGAAACTAATTGGACTTATGATACACGAGACGATAGATATTATTGGTATCCAAAAGGTCAGGCTTTAGGAGATGTTTCTTCAGATTTGAGTTTCGATGATTTTAAAAAAGGAGGTAGTGAAACAGGTATTTCTGACGATGTTTATAATAATTTAGGATTATCTTGGGTTCAAGCTGATTTAGGTATGCCTGAATGGGGAATTCGTCATGGTGTTGTAGCAGCTGGTATAACTTACACGCATGCTTCTCATAAATTTTGGGAAACGTCGTATCGTAGGTGTTGTAATCACAGTTCATTACAAGGTCAGATTTTAGCTGTATATGCAATGGGGCTAGTTGAAGTTTGGAATCATCCTGCTATTTTTGATTATATGGATCGTATGGTATCTAATGAGTTACAACTTACTAAGGAAAATGAAATTGATTTTGACGATGCAAAATATGGAAGATGGCACCCCAATTTAAAAGGTCAGAAGCCTGCTTTAATGGGACGTGGTATTATTCCTGGAGCAACAGGAACCCAGTTTTACTACACCTATGGTGCACATACAATGTACAAGCGTCACAGAGCCTCTTTTGGTCCGGAATGGATAAGATTTGATGAAACTGATATTTATAGTAATGGAGAAAGAAGAGATCCAAACTTAAGTATTTCAGAGAACGAAAAAATTGAATTATCATTAGTTCCAAATCCTGTAGCAAATGGTAGTTTTAGAGTAGAGTCTGTTAAAGGAGATTATAGTATAGTAATATATGATATCAACGGTAGAGTTGTTTATTCTAACAATCGACTAAATAAGTCTTCTGTTATTTCTACTGAAAAATTGAAATCGGGAGTTTATATAGTGAAAGTGAAACAAGATAATAGTAAAGAATTCAGTAGTAAACTTGTTGTAAAGTAGTAGTCTATTAAGTGAACTTTAATAAAAACAGCGGTAGTCAAGTTTTGGCTATCGCTGTTTTTTTTGCGGTTAACCTGGTATTGCTATAAAGATAAAATCAGTATTACCAAAAGTTGCCAGTTTGTGTTGTTGAACTGTCATTTGATGTATTTTTTTTATTAATATTTATATCTACTCTTGAATAAATTTATACACCGACTATTTGTATCAAATAAACAAACGAATATTACCGCCATATAATATGAAGGTATACTATATTTTAATATTTAAACACTAAAAAATGAGTATTTCAAAACAAAAATCAAGTAATTATTTCTTTCCCTTAATGATTGTTGGAATAATGTATTTTGCAGTTGGATTTGGAGTAGGAATAAGTGGATTCCTGACTCCTGCATTAAAATCTGCATTCGATTTATCAATAGGGCAATCTTATCTGGTAACTGCTGCTATATTTTCAGCATTCGTGATTTTTGGAGGTCCATCGGGTTGGGTAATAAAAAAAATAGGATATAAATTATCAATGATGTTAGCCTTTTTTATAATGGCTATTGGTATGTTCCTTTTTGTTCCATCAGCAAATGCCGAGAGTTTCCCTATATTTTTATTCGCACTATTTGTAGGAGGAATGGGAAATACTCTTTTACAGGCTTCTATTAACCCTTATGTTACTTTAATTGGACCTATCGAAAGTACGGTAATGCGTATGAGTTTAATGGGAATAATGAATAAAGGAGCATGGTGGATAGCGCCACTGTTTTTAGGCTTTTTTATCGATTTGCAGGATGTTAAACTGGATGATATAGTTTTCCCGTTTTATATTGTTACGGGGATAATGATATTTCTGGGAGTATTTACTTACTTCTCTAAGTTACCTGAAGTTAAAGCCGAAGGAGAGGAGAATAATGAAGTAGTAGAGGAAGATTCAACTACTAGTTATGCCTATGGGAAAACCAGCATTATGCAGTTTCCTCATTTATTACTGGGTGTAGTTGCAATATTTATTTTTGTAGGTATCGAAACTTTACCGATGACATCTATTATTGATTTCGCACGCGCTACTTTTGGTGATAATGATCCTGATTTGGCAGGGTATTCCAAGTACGTAAGTATAGGATTAATACTCGGATATATCTTTGGTGCATTGGCAATACCTAAGTTGATTTCTCAAACAAAAGCTTTGATCTTATTTACATTAATCGGGATAGGATCAACAACTTTATTAGTTTTCTCGCCTGCACAATATGCATTTTACGCATTATTGTTTGTAAGTTTTTCGAATTCAATAATGTGGGGAGCTATTTGGCCATTGGCAATTGAGGATCTTGGAAAATTCACAAAAAAGGGATCGTCTTTACTTGTAACAGGTATTGTTGGAGGAGCAGTAATTCCATTAATTTTCGGATTCTTAGTCGATTTTATTAAAGGTAGTGCCGAAATAGCAACTGTCGATAATTATCAAATGGCTTATTTGATATTGTATCCTTGTTATTTATTCCTTTTATACTTTGCAGTATCAGGTCATAAAATTAGACGATAAATTATATATAGATTATTTTATTTAATCCGTGCATCAGTGGAAAAATTATTCGCCACAGATGCACGGTTTTTTAATTAATCGCGGTTTATTCACTTCTTTACTACTTCACTATTTCACCACTTCACTACCTGAGTTAATGACAAAAAGTAGAATAATAGTGTCAAAAGGTGTATGGTATTATTTTGATTAATGTTGTTATTTGCGAAGGTAAAAATATGTAGAATGAAACCGACATGCAAAATATCTGTCTACACAAGGGGATGATATTAGGAGGTTCCATCAGACCAAAACATAAAATTATTAACTGATGAAACGAGCATGACAAAATTTTAACAATTTTGACCCACAGGGGAATGTTAAAATTTTGTTTTGCGAACACCATCTGACCAAAACATACAAATAATTAACAGATGAAATTATTGAATATAAAATTAGTGGCTTTTGCAATCGTTGGTACTATTTTGGTATCTAGCTGTTCGAGCACAACTATTATAACTGCCTCGAATGTCGAAAAAGCAGAAGTGTATATAGGAGGAGAGCTTGTTGGTGTAACTCCTTATAAACACACTGATAAAGAAAAATGGGGGGCTTCAACATTGCTTCAGTTAGATAAAGAAGGTTATCATTCGTATTTTGGGAGATTGAATAAAAAATGGTTCTCAGGATATCAAGACAGTATATCTGTAAAGTTGTATGATGAAGGAGGTAAGATTAAGAAAAACGAACTTGATTCTAAAAATCAGGGTCAGACAATGTAAAATACATTGATGTGTTTAGCTTAAAATATTAAATAAGGAAGGATTAAATTTAATAATAATAAAATGACAAAAGTTTCTAAATTACTATTAGCAGTAGTGTTATCATTTTCGTCACTTACATCTTTTGCTCAAGATAAGAGCGACATTTACAAGGATGGATGGATTGACATGAATAAAAATGGTAAAAAAGACGTTTACGAAGATAAAAGTAAGTCGAACGACGAACGTATTAAAGATCTTATGGGTCAGATGACACTTGATGAGAAAGTAATGCAGGTTACTACTCTTTACGGGTACGGAAGAATTTTGCAAGATGAGCGTCCTACCGAAGAGTGGAAAACCAGAGTTTGGAAAGATGGTATTGGAAATATCGATGAACACGTAAATGCTTATTCAAACAAATTTGGAATTTTCAATGAGTCTTCCTTCCCTTATTCAGAGCATGCAAAAACTACAAACCTTGTACAAAAGTGGTTTTTAGAAGAAACTCGTTTGGGGATTCCTGTCGATTTTACTAACGAAGCAATGTATGGTGTAAAACATGAAAAATCAACAATGGTTGCTGGTCCTATTTGTCGTGCATCTGCTTGGGATAGAGATCTTGAGTACCGTGTTGGTACAATGTATGCTAAAGAAGCTCGTGCTTTAGGATATGATAATATTTATGCTCCAATGTTGGATGTAGCACGTTTGGCTAACTGGGCTCGTGTTGCTCAAACTTATGGAGAGGATCCTTATTTGGTGTCTCAAATGGGGTTACAGATGGTAAATGGTCTTCAGGATCACAATGTTGCATCTACTCCAAAACACTTCTTGGGGTATTCAGTAGTTATGGGAGGTAGAGATGGTAATTCTCGTGTTGATCCGCAAATTCCATTACGCGATTATTGGAATCTTATTGCTGAGCCATGGAGAGTTGCAGTAGTTGAAGGTAAATTAATGGGATTAATGATTACTTACGCTGACTATGATGGTGAGCCAATTATTGATTCTGATTACTGGATGAACAGAATGTTAAGAGAACAGTGGGGCTTTAAAGGATATACGGTATCTGATTCTGATGCTCTTGAGTATTTAGATAAAAAACACATGACAGCTTCTTCGTATCCTGATGGAATTGCACGTGCTTTTAAAGCCGGATTAAATATGCGTACTACATTTACAGTACCTGAGCAGTTTACTGAGGCTATGCACAAAGCGCTTGACCAGAAATTACTTACTGAAGAAGAGCTTGACGTTCGTGTTGCTGAAGTATTAGACGTTAAATTCCGTTTAGGTTTATTCGATGAGCCTTTAGTAGCAGACGAAATGGCTGCTGATAAAATTGTAAAATCAGAAGAGCATAAAGCACTTGCTTTAGAAACATCGCGTAAGGCGATGGTATTGTTGAAAAACTACCGTCGTACACTTCCTTTCCATAAAGATGAGTATAAAAGTATTGCCCTTATCGGTGCATTGGCTGATAATAAAAAAGATATGAACCCAACTATGTATTCAGGATATAACCAAGATCCTATTACTGTTAAGGAAGGTTTAGAAAAAGTAATTAAAGATTTAGGTGTTGATATTAAAATCAACTATGCTAAAGGTGTTGATGTAACTGATGCACATTTCCCTGAAAGTGATGTAATGGATTTCCCTTTAACATCTAAAGAAGAAAAGGAAATTGAAGAAGCTATTGAAGCTGCTAAAAAATCGGAAGTTGTTGTAATGGTTGTAGGTGATAACCTAAAATC includes these proteins:
- a CDS encoding glycoside hydrolase family 3 N-terminal domain-containing protein, whose protein sequence is MTKVSKLLLAVVLSFSSLTSFAQDKSDIYKDGWIDMNKNGKKDVYEDKSKSNDERIKDLMGQMTLDEKVMQVTTLYGYGRILQDERPTEEWKTRVWKDGIGNIDEHVNAYSNKFGIFNESSFPYSEHAKTTNLVQKWFLEETRLGIPVDFTNEAMYGVKHEKSTMVAGPICRASAWDRDLEYRVGTMYAKEARALGYDNIYAPMLDVARLANWARVAQTYGEDPYLVSQMGLQMVNGLQDHNVASTPKHFLGYSVVMGGRDGNSRVDPQIPLRDYWNLIAEPWRVAVVEGKLMGLMITYADYDGEPIIDSDYWMNRMLREQWGFKGYTVSDSDALEYLDKKHMTASSYPDGIARAFKAGLNMRTTFTVPEQFTEAMHKALDQKLLTEEELDVRVAEVLDVKFRLGLFDEPLVADEMAADKIVKSEEHKALALETSRKAMVLLKNYRRTLPFHKDEYKSIALIGALADNKKDMNPTMYSGYNQDPITVKEGLEKVIKDLGVDIKINYAKGVDVTDAHFPESDVMDFPLTSKEEKEIEEAIEAAKKSEVVVMVVGDNLKSQGESQSRVELKLPGHQQKMLQAVHDAVPNKNFILVLMSGRAVQLNWADKNCQSILEAWIAGEYAGQAIAETLFGINAPSGKTPVTFPKHVGQIVQAFPRKPGADGDGHARVNGDLYPFGHGLAYTHFEYKNMKVVKKEVDGQEIFEVSAKIRNAGWRDGTEIVQLYVRDELSSVTTYELNLKGFERVDLKRGETKEVKFTVRPVDLALYNREYKFVTEKGEFTISLGASSQDIRLKKRVSIDKDYTDFDKSHNYFERLVK
- a CDS encoding PEGA domain-containing protein; this translates as MKLLNIKLVAFAIVGTILVSSCSSTTIITASNVEKAEVYIGGELVGVTPYKHTDKEKWGASTLLQLDKEGYHSYFGRLNKKWFSGYQDSISVKLYDEGGKIKKNELDSKNQGQTM
- a CDS encoding MFS transporter produces the protein MSISKQKSSNYFFPLMIVGIMYFAVGFGVGISGFLTPALKSAFDLSIGQSYLVTAAIFSAFVIFGGPSGWVIKKIGYKLSMMLAFFIMAIGMFLFVPSANAESFPIFLFALFVGGMGNTLLQASINPYVTLIGPIESTVMRMSLMGIMNKGAWWIAPLFLGFFIDLQDVKLDDIVFPFYIVTGIMIFLGVFTYFSKLPEVKAEGEENNEVVEEDSTTSYAYGKTSIMQFPHLLLGVVAIFIFVGIETLPMTSIIDFARATFGDNDPDLAGYSKYVSIGLILGYIFGALAIPKLISQTKALILFTLIGIGSTTLLVFSPAQYAFYALLFVSFSNSIMWGAIWPLAIEDLGKFTKKGSSLLVTGIVGGAVIPLIFGFLVDFIKGSAEIATVDNYQMAYLILYPCYLFLLYFAVSGHKIRR